One region of Scophthalmus maximus strain ysfricsl-2021 chromosome 15, ASM2237912v1, whole genome shotgun sequence genomic DNA includes:
- the mrpl35 gene encoding 39S ribosomal protein L35, mitochondrial, whose product MAAALAKRVSGLLGPLSASLRAGTPQLRQLSSLIRPLPLYGSATAAVRAPLRATVWQTARYNILQRVSALVPSLTPQPSRSLTYYSLKKAKRKTVKSVTDRFMRLHCGLWIRRKAGHKKKLWKKGPARRKRLREFVFCNKSQSKLFDKMTTSFWKRRNWYVNDPYQKYHDRVNLKL is encoded by the exons ATGGCCGCCGCCTTGGCGAAGAGGGTGTCCG GGCTGCTGGGGCCGCTGTCTGCGTCTCTGCGCGCCGGGACGCCGCAGCTCCGTCAGCTGTCCAGCCTCATCCGGCCTCTGCCTCTCTACGGCTCCGCCACAGCCGCCGTCCGCGCTCCTCTGCGGGCCACAGTGTGGCAGACAGCCCGGTACAACATCCTGCAACG GGTGTCAGCTCTTGTCCCCAGTCTGACTCCACAGCCAAGCAGAAGTCTGACGTACTACAGCCTGAAGAAGGCAAAGAGGAAAACGGTCAAATCTGTCACGGACAGGTTCATGAGGCTGCACTGTGGACTTTGGATCAGACGCAAG GCTGGACACAAGAAGAAACTGTGGAAGAAGGGACCTGCCAGACGAAAGCGCCTGAGGGAGTTTGTATTCTGTAACAAATCACAGAGCAAGCTTTTTGATAAAATGACAACTTCTttttggaagaggaggaactggTATGTCAACGATCCATACCAGAAGTACCACGATCGGGTCAACCTCAAACTGTAG
- the reep1 gene encoding receptor expression-enhancing protein 1 isoform X1: MVSWIISRLVVLVFGTLYPAYSSYKAVKSKDVKEYVKWMMYWIIFALFMTVEVFTDMFLCWLPFYYELKIAFVVWLLSPYTKGSSVLYRKFVHPTLSSKEKDIDDYICQAKDKSYDTLVHFGRKGLNVAATAAVLAATKSQGVLSDRLRSFSMQDLSSFQSDSVNTDPGTTQPAAAQHRTRTMMRSKSESYNKGEDFEYEVLGLDQWDSKESLSQTISPSESESTPITPSLTPQSTPPSTPSPPPSPPAPEQPEEVGKEVQAALSSPQLRLIKRKAPEPPLRVLRPLTRSRSALSSNKEAM; this comes from the exons ATGGTCTCCTGGATCATCTCCAGACTTGTGGT ACTTGTGTTTGGTACACTATACCCTGCGTACTCCTCTTACAAAGCTGTGAAATCAAAAGATGTGAAGGAATAT gtGAAATGGATGATGTACTGGATAATATTTGCTCTCTTCATGACTGTGGAAGTATTTACAGACATGTTTCTCTGTTG GCTTCCTTTCTATTATGAACTGAAGATAGCCTTTGTGGTGTGGCTGCTGTCCCCGTACACGAAAGGCTCTAGTGTGCTATACAGGAAGTTTGTTCATCCCACACTTTCCtcaaaagaaaag GACATTGATGACTACATCTGCCAAGCCAAGGACAAAAGCTATGACACCCTGGTGCATTTTGGGAGAAAAGGGCTGAATGTTGCAGCCACAGCTGCAGTCCTGGCTGCAACAAAG AGCCAAGGAGTCCTGTCAGACAGACTGAGGAGTTTCAGCATGCAGGATCTGTCTTCCTTCCAGTCTGACTCGGTCAACACAGACCCTGGCACCACGCAGCCGGCAGCAGCACAACATCGGACCAGAACTATGATGCGCAGCAAGTCAGAGAGCTACAACAAGG GAGAGGATTTTGAGTATGAGGTGCTGGGGTTGGACCAGTGGGACTCCAAGGAGTCGCTGTCCCAGACCATTTCACCCTCTGAGTCTGAGTCCACACCCATTACGCCCTCACTCACACCCCAGTCGACCCCACCCTCCAcaccctctccacctccctctcctccagctccagagcaGCCAGAGGAGGTGGGGAAAGAGGTGCAGGCAGCGTTGAGCTCTCCACAGCTCAGGCTGATAAAGAGGAAGGCTCCTGAG CCTCCTCTTAGAGTCTTAAGGCCTCTCACAAGATCCAGGAGTGCTCTTTCTTCGAACAAAGAAGCCATGTGA
- the reep1 gene encoding receptor expression-enhancing protein 1 isoform X2, with protein sequence MGLPARVTRLVFGTLYPAYSSYKAVKSKDVKEYVKWMMYWIIFALFMTVEVFTDMFLCWLPFYYELKIAFVVWLLSPYTKGSSVLYRKFVHPTLSSKEKDIDDYICQAKDKSYDTLVHFGRKGLNVAATAAVLAATKSQGVLSDRLRSFSMQDLSSFQSDSVNTDPGTTQPAAAQHRTRTMMRSKSESYNKGEDFEYEVLGLDQWDSKESLSQTISPSESESTPITPSLTPQSTPPSTPSPPPSPPAPEQPEEVGKEVQAALSSPQLRLIKRKAPEPPLRVLRPLTRSRSALSSNKEAM encoded by the exons atGGGTCTGCCTGCTCGAGTTACAAG ACTTGTGTTTGGTACACTATACCCTGCGTACTCCTCTTACAAAGCTGTGAAATCAAAAGATGTGAAGGAATAT gtGAAATGGATGATGTACTGGATAATATTTGCTCTCTTCATGACTGTGGAAGTATTTACAGACATGTTTCTCTGTTG GCTTCCTTTCTATTATGAACTGAAGATAGCCTTTGTGGTGTGGCTGCTGTCCCCGTACACGAAAGGCTCTAGTGTGCTATACAGGAAGTTTGTTCATCCCACACTTTCCtcaaaagaaaag GACATTGATGACTACATCTGCCAAGCCAAGGACAAAAGCTATGACACCCTGGTGCATTTTGGGAGAAAAGGGCTGAATGTTGCAGCCACAGCTGCAGTCCTGGCTGCAACAAAG AGCCAAGGAGTCCTGTCAGACAGACTGAGGAGTTTCAGCATGCAGGATCTGTCTTCCTTCCAGTCTGACTCGGTCAACACAGACCCTGGCACCACGCAGCCGGCAGCAGCACAACATCGGACCAGAACTATGATGCGCAGCAAGTCAGAGAGCTACAACAAGG GAGAGGATTTTGAGTATGAGGTGCTGGGGTTGGACCAGTGGGACTCCAAGGAGTCGCTGTCCCAGACCATTTCACCCTCTGAGTCTGAGTCCACACCCATTACGCCCTCACTCACACCCCAGTCGACCCCACCCTCCAcaccctctccacctccctctcctccagctccagagcaGCCAGAGGAGGTGGGGAAAGAGGTGCAGGCAGCGTTGAGCTCTCCACAGCTCAGGCTGATAAAGAGGAAGGCTCCTGAG CCTCCTCTTAGAGTCTTAAGGCCTCTCACAAGATCCAGGAGTGCTCTTTCTTCGAACAAAGAAGCCATGTGA
- the reep1 gene encoding receptor expression-enhancing protein 1 isoform X3 → MMYWIIFALFMTVEVFTDMFLCWLPFYYELKIAFVVWLLSPYTKGSSVLYRKFVHPTLSSKEKDIDDYICQAKDKSYDTLVHFGRKGLNVAATAAVLAATKSQGVLSDRLRSFSMQDLSSFQSDSVNTDPGTTQPAAAQHRTRTMMRSKSESYNKGEDFEYEVLGLDQWDSKESLSQTISPSESESTPITPSLTPQSTPPSTPSPPPSPPAPEQPEEVGKEVQAALSSPQLRLIKRKAPEPPLRVLRPLTRSRSALSSNKEAM, encoded by the exons ATGATGTACTGGATAATATTTGCTCTCTTCATGACTGTGGAAGTATTTACAGACATGTTTCTCTGTTG GCTTCCTTTCTATTATGAACTGAAGATAGCCTTTGTGGTGTGGCTGCTGTCCCCGTACACGAAAGGCTCTAGTGTGCTATACAGGAAGTTTGTTCATCCCACACTTTCCtcaaaagaaaag GACATTGATGACTACATCTGCCAAGCCAAGGACAAAAGCTATGACACCCTGGTGCATTTTGGGAGAAAAGGGCTGAATGTTGCAGCCACAGCTGCAGTCCTGGCTGCAACAAAG AGCCAAGGAGTCCTGTCAGACAGACTGAGGAGTTTCAGCATGCAGGATCTGTCTTCCTTCCAGTCTGACTCGGTCAACACAGACCCTGGCACCACGCAGCCGGCAGCAGCACAACATCGGACCAGAACTATGATGCGCAGCAAGTCAGAGAGCTACAACAAGG GAGAGGATTTTGAGTATGAGGTGCTGGGGTTGGACCAGTGGGACTCCAAGGAGTCGCTGTCCCAGACCATTTCACCCTCTGAGTCTGAGTCCACACCCATTACGCCCTCACTCACACCCCAGTCGACCCCACCCTCCAcaccctctccacctccctctcctccagctccagagcaGCCAGAGGAGGTGGGGAAAGAGGTGCAGGCAGCGTTGAGCTCTCCACAGCTCAGGCTGATAAAGAGGAAGGCTCCTGAG CCTCCTCTTAGAGTCTTAAGGCCTCTCACAAGATCCAGGAGTGCTCTTTCTTCGAACAAAGAAGCCATGTGA
- the reep1 gene encoding receptor expression-enhancing protein 1 isoform X4, whose product MVSWIISRLVVLVFGTLYPAYSSYKAVKSKDVKEYVKWMMYWIIFALFMTVEVFTDMFLCWLPFYYELKIAFVVWLLSPYTKGSSVLYRKFVHPTLSSKEKDIDDYICQAKDKSYDTLVHFGRKGLNVAATAAVLAATKSQGVLSDRLRSFSMQDLSSFQSDSVNTDPGTTQPAAAQHRTRTMMRSKSESYNKASS is encoded by the exons ATGGTCTCCTGGATCATCTCCAGACTTGTGGT ACTTGTGTTTGGTACACTATACCCTGCGTACTCCTCTTACAAAGCTGTGAAATCAAAAGATGTGAAGGAATAT gtGAAATGGATGATGTACTGGATAATATTTGCTCTCTTCATGACTGTGGAAGTATTTACAGACATGTTTCTCTGTTG GCTTCCTTTCTATTATGAACTGAAGATAGCCTTTGTGGTGTGGCTGCTGTCCCCGTACACGAAAGGCTCTAGTGTGCTATACAGGAAGTTTGTTCATCCCACACTTTCCtcaaaagaaaag GACATTGATGACTACATCTGCCAAGCCAAGGACAAAAGCTATGACACCCTGGTGCATTTTGGGAGAAAAGGGCTGAATGTTGCAGCCACAGCTGCAGTCCTGGCTGCAACAAAG AGCCAAGGAGTCCTGTCAGACAGACTGAGGAGTTTCAGCATGCAGGATCTGTCTTCCTTCCAGTCTGACTCGGTCAACACAGACCCTGGCACCACGCAGCCGGCAGCAGCACAACATCGGACCAGAACTATGATGCGCAGCAAGTCAGAGAGCTACAACAAGG CCTCCTCTTAG
- the chmp3 gene encoding charged multivesicular body protein 3 has product MGLFGRTSDKPPKDLINEWSQKIRKEMRMIDRQIRDIQREQEKVKRSIKDAAKKGQKDVCVVLAKEMIQSKRAVTKLYASKAHMNSVLLSMKNQLAVLRVAGALQKSTEVMKAMHSLVKVPEIQATMRDLSKEMMKAGIIEEMLEDTFESMEDGEDMEEEAEEEVDKILFEITAGALGKAPSKVVDALPEMEPAGATAASDEESEEDIEAMQSRLAALRS; this is encoded by the exons ATGGGACTGTTCGGCAGAACATCGGACAAACCACCAAAAGACCTG ATCAATGAATGGTCTCAGAAGATCAGGAAGGAAATGAGAATGATTGACAGACAAATTCGAG ATATTCAAAGGGAacaagaaaaagtgaaaagatcCATCAAAGATGCTGCCAAAAAGGGCCagaaggatgtgtgtgtggtcctcgCAAAGGAGATGATTCAGTCAAAACGAGCTGTCACCAAACTTTACGCTTCCAAAGCCCATATGAACTCTGTGCTACTCAGTATGAAGAATCAGCTCG CTGTCCTGCGTGTAGCCGGGGCCCTGCAGAAGAGCACAGAGGTCATGAAAGCCATGCATAGCCTAGTCAAAGTCCCTGAGATCCAGGCCACCATGAGGGATCTGTCAAAGGAGATGATGAAG gcTGGCATCATTGAGGAAATGCTGGAAGACACATTTGAGAGTATGGAAGATGGAGAGGACATGGAGGaagaagcggaggaggaagtTGACAAGATCCTCTTTGAGATCACAGCAG GTGCCCTTGGCAAAGCACCGAGCAAAGTCGTCGATGCCCTGCCTGAAATGGAGCCTGCTGGagccactgcagcctcagacgAGGAATCAGAGGAGGACATTGAAGCAATGCAGTCAAGATTGGCTGCTTTGAGGAGCTAA